The proteins below come from a single Tenuifilum thalassicum genomic window:
- a CDS encoding YfhO family protein, translating to MKIDMKKVTPHIVAFVLFLAVPLAYFYPQLQGKKLAQHDIAMWKGSAKEILDYKAKTGVESLWTNSMFGGMPAYLISANYKGNLLKKVDHFLHTVGRPASFIFITMLGFYFLLLVFGVNPWLSIVGAIGYGLSTYFLIVIGAGHNAKIHAIGYLAPSIAGMILAFRGKWLAGLAVFGLAFGLSLNAGHPQITYYGAFIMGAIYLYYLFESIKEKALKQFAKSTAVLLVAGILAFGANFTYLWFTYDYGKDSIRGKSELSHEQHNKTSGLDRDYATQWSYGVAETFNMLIPNLMGGSSTMDVGNKSETFKFLRRNGVPYNQVNAIISNLPTYWGPQPSTSGPVYIGAILIFLFVFGMFILKGRFKWYLFGVTVLAIMLAWGNHFNFLTNLFFDYFPFYNKFRTVSMILVIAEFTIPLIAILALKEVLQGDIPKDEFWKALKWSAGIVGGICLFFMLFGTSLFSFSGLIDNQLGWPKEVVEVMRKDRANLLFNDAFRSLFFVLSGAAVLALFYMKKIKSTVLVLLLGVLITTDLWAVDKRYMDNSGFQIPKKVEEPFTPTEADKQILADPDPNFRVFNLTVSPFNDASTSYFHKSIGGYHGAKLRRYQDLIDFHLSKGNMAVFNMLNTKYIIQPGKEGPVAVLNPDALGHAWFVDSLKLVDNPDEEIDALNSFNPKTTAIVDKRFKGYVDDFKFGNSAQGNIELVEYRPNRLKYKTSSTATQLAVFSEIYYPKGWQAYIDGKPADHFRANYVLRAMIVPAGEHQIEFVFDPPLWKKGTYVDLASSLLIILIFVGWVGIELAKVLKK from the coding sequence ATGAAAATCGATATGAAAAAGGTTACACCACACATTGTAGCATTTGTGCTCTTCTTGGCTGTGCCACTCGCATATTTTTACCCGCAACTTCAAGGTAAAAAGTTGGCTCAGCACGATATTGCAATGTGGAAAGGTTCCGCAAAAGAGATACTTGATTATAAAGCCAAAACTGGCGTGGAATCGCTTTGGACTAACAGTATGTTTGGTGGTATGCCTGCCTATCTCATATCGGCTAACTATAAAGGAAATCTATTAAAAAAGGTTGACCATTTTTTGCATACCGTAGGACGGCCAGCAAGCTTCATTTTTATTACCATGTTGGGGTTCTATTTCCTGCTTCTTGTTTTTGGAGTTAACCCGTGGCTCTCCATTGTGGGGGCAATTGGTTATGGTTTGTCAACCTACTTTTTAATCGTAATTGGGGCTGGGCATAATGCTAAAATACATGCTATTGGCTACCTAGCGCCCTCGATTGCTGGTATGATCCTAGCCTTTCGAGGGAAGTGGCTTGCAGGGTTAGCGGTGTTTGGATTAGCCTTTGGGTTAAGTCTTAATGCAGGCCATCCTCAAATCACCTATTATGGCGCATTTATAATGGGTGCAATCTATTTATACTATTTATTTGAGTCCATTAAAGAAAAAGCCCTTAAACAATTTGCAAAAAGCACTGCTGTGCTTCTGGTTGCAGGTATTCTAGCTTTTGGGGCCAACTTTACATACCTATGGTTTACCTACGATTATGGAAAGGATTCGATCCGAGGTAAGTCTGAGCTATCTCATGAGCAGCACAATAAAACATCGGGGCTCGATAGAGACTATGCTACGCAATGGAGCTATGGTGTTGCCGAGACTTTTAATATGCTTATTCCTAATTTGATGGGTGGTTCCAGCACAATGGATGTTGGTAACAAATCGGAAACATTCAAATTTTTAAGAAGAAACGGAGTTCCCTATAACCAGGTAAATGCTATTATCAGCAACTTACCTACCTATTGGGGGCCTCAACCATCTACATCTGGCCCTGTTTATATTGGTGCCATTTTGATTTTTCTTTTCGTCTTTGGAATGTTTATCCTTAAAGGACGATTCAAGTGGTACTTATTTGGTGTAACAGTTCTGGCAATAATGCTTGCATGGGGGAATCACTTTAACTTTTTAACCAACCTGTTTTTCGATTACTTCCCATTTTATAATAAGTTTAGAACTGTTTCCATGATTTTGGTGATTGCTGAGTTCACCATCCCACTTATTGCTATTCTTGCACTTAAAGAGGTGCTTCAGGGCGATATACCTAAGGATGAGTTTTGGAAAGCTCTTAAATGGTCTGCAGGTATTGTTGGTGGTATTTGCCTGTTTTTTATGCTTTTTGGAACTAGCCTATTTTCATTTTCTGGTTTAATCGATAATCAGTTGGGTTGGCCAAAGGAAGTAGTTGAGGTTATGCGAAAGGATAGGGCAAATCTACTGTTTAACGATGCGTTCCGCTCTTTATTCTTTGTTCTTTCTGGCGCAGCAGTATTGGCTCTTTTCTATATGAAAAAGATAAAATCTACTGTACTAGTTTTACTGTTAGGTGTATTAATAACTACAGATTTATGGGCAGTAGATAAACGCTACATGGATAACAGCGGGTTTCAAATACCAAAGAAGGTAGAAGAGCCTTTCACCCCTACCGAAGCCGATAAACAAATTCTTGCCGATCCTGATCCAAATTTCAGAGTGTTCAACCTCACAGTTAGCCCATTTAACGATGCATCTACATCATACTTTCATAAGTCAATAGGAGGGTACCATGGTGCCAAGCTCCGCCGGTATCAGGATTTAATTGATTTTCACCTGTCAAAAGGAAACATGGCGGTTTTCAACATGTTAAACACCAAGTATATCATTCAACCAGGTAAGGAAGGACCTGTTGCTGTGCTTAATCCAGATGCTCTTGGCCATGCATGGTTTGTTGATTCCCTTAAACTAGTTGATAACCCCGATGAAGAGATTGATGCTTTAAATAGTTTTAATCCAAAAACTACCGCTATAGTTGATAAACGGTTTAAAGGTTATGTAGATGATTTTAAATTTGGGAATTCAGCACAGGGCAATATAGAGCTAGTTGAGTATAGACCAAATAGGCTAAAATATAAGACAAGCTCAACTGCAACCCAACTGGCTGTTTTTTCAGAAATATACTATCCTAAAGGATGGCAAGCCTATATCGATGGAAAGCCCGCAGATCACTTTAGGGCCAACTATGTACTTA
- a CDS encoding glycine--tRNA ligase, translating into MTQEELFKKLIAHSKEYGFVFPSSEIYDGLSAVYDYGQNGVELKNNIRRYWWEAMTRLNENIVGIDAAIFMHPQTWVASGHVGAFNDPLIDNKDSKKRYRADVLIEEWMEKQRGKIEKEVEKARKRFGEKFDEALFRQTNPRIQSIAEKINAVNSRMVEALEQNNLAEIKKIIEDCEIVCPISGTKNWTDVRQFNLMFETKLGSVSDDASTIYLRPETAQGIFVNYINVQKTGRMKIPFGIAQVGKAFRNEIVARQFIFRMREFEQMEMQFFVRPGEEMKWYEFWMEKRMRWHRAMGFGDEKYRYHKHEKLAHYANAASDIEFEFPFGFKEVEGIHSRTDFDLGNHQKHSGKKLQYFDPELNKSYIPYVIETSIGLDRTFLLVLSAAYAEEKIAKEDGSTDERVVLRIPAPLAPVKLAVFPLVKKDGLPEMARKIMDDLKYDFACQYEEKDTIGKRYRRHDAIGTPFCITVDHQTLEDETVTIRYRDTMEQERVPASRLREIMADKVSLSNMLRQI; encoded by the coding sequence ATGACACAGGAAGAACTTTTCAAAAAGTTGATTGCACACAGCAAGGAGTATGGATTTGTATTTCCATCGAGTGAAATTTACGACGGGTTAAGTGCCGTTTACGATTACGGGCAGAATGGGGTAGAGCTAAAAAATAACATTCGCCGATACTGGTGGGAGGCAATGACTCGTCTCAACGAAAATATTGTTGGTATTGATGCAGCTATTTTTATGCACCCGCAAACCTGGGTGGCTTCCGGACATGTTGGCGCATTTAACGACCCACTAATTGATAATAAGGATAGCAAAAAGCGTTATCGTGCCGATGTGCTTATTGAAGAGTGGATGGAGAAGCAAAGAGGGAAAATTGAGAAGGAGGTTGAAAAGGCTCGCAAACGTTTTGGTGAGAAATTTGATGAAGCGCTTTTCAGACAAACCAATCCTCGAATACAGAGCATTGCCGAAAAGATAAACGCGGTAAATAGCCGTATGGTTGAAGCATTGGAGCAGAATAATCTCGCAGAGATTAAAAAGATAATAGAGGATTGCGAAATTGTTTGTCCTATCTCAGGTACTAAAAACTGGACAGATGTTCGTCAGTTTAACTTGATGTTTGAAACCAAGTTGGGTTCTGTAAGCGATGATGCTAGTACTATTTATCTTCGCCCAGAAACTGCTCAGGGTATTTTTGTCAACTACATTAATGTGCAGAAAACTGGACGAATGAAAATTCCTTTCGGAATAGCTCAGGTGGGTAAGGCTTTTCGTAACGAGATTGTTGCGCGTCAGTTTATTTTCCGCATGCGCGAATTTGAACAAATGGAAATGCAGTTTTTTGTTCGTCCTGGTGAGGAGATGAAGTGGTACGAGTTTTGGATGGAAAAGCGTATGCGATGGCATCGTGCCATGGGCTTTGGCGATGAAAAGTATCGCTACCACAAACATGAAAAGTTAGCCCATTATGCTAATGCCGCTTCCGATATCGAATTTGAATTCCCATTTGGATTTAAGGAGGTTGAAGGAATTCACTCTCGCACCGATTTCGACCTTGGCAATCATCAAAAACATTCGGGTAAGAAGTTACAATATTTCGACCCGGAGCTAAATAAGAGTTATATACCTTATGTAATTGAAACATCAATAGGCTTAGATAGGACCTTCTTACTTGTTCTCTCAGCTGCCTATGCCGAGGAGAAAATTGCGAAGGAGGATGGTTCTACCGACGAGCGTGTTGTACTTCGAATCCCTGCACCGCTTGCGCCTGTTAAGCTAGCAGTTTTCCCATTGGTTAAGAAGGACGGATTGCCCGAGATGGCTCGAAAAATTATGGACGATTTGAAGTATGACTTTGCTTGTCAGTACGAGGAAAAGGATACTATTGGTAAGCGCTATCGCCGACACGATGCTATTGGAACTCCGTTCTGCATCACTGTCGACCATCAAACTTTAGAGGATGAAACCGTTACCATTCGGTACCGTGATACCATGGAGCAAGAACGTGTTCCTGCATCGCGTTTACGCGAAATTATGGCCGATAAGGTTTCGCTATCAAATATGCTACGTCAAATCTAA
- a CDS encoding YfiR/HmsC family protein: MHYKLLFISILTFLSYLNGFNASQNTYKRNIDKYQDKEQVPEHKIKAALILNISKFIEWPNKNEFKKYSILIIDDDTLIYNEIRKVQNTYSLNGKSFEVHYNSSITQTPEKYQIIFLGESKSNLLNKLYQSVSGKGVLLYTDNEKDKILTMVNLYYNAESNNISFEINKQSLEENGFVLNPKLIALGGSFIDLKNTYLKTYQQLTKEKQNLEKLKNDLKKLSEEKTRIEREAIELNQKIKTLTINLQRTENEYQKLSVKIQNKDSLLRQTTKELAEKNAERNRLQQKINSQFSLISSSKKELDSLNRKIAQTQAVLTAKQDRIKTQNKIIDEKEGIIARQQKRYYILIFFLFGLFLSLLFATWAYRIKRNMNIKLEKEVQRRTRELNISRQHFQSLFDNAPIAMLEMDLSQLFLFSSDFTKSNNQTGDNSKSLGLEEIQEAIRLIRITNINKKGYELFGFKNLDDANVNYINTFTQDSIISFNNVIKTLAKREQFFNYQSIRRSLNGNELYLILKWIALPGYTEDYSKVLVTAIDITKLKRYEQELKMHKDHLEDIVKERTQEILDLNNELKESNEELLLKTEELEQTVHLLEEAQNQLVQQEKMASLGMLTAGIAHEINNPINFISGSQQAIGSLIDELWNNLNRYKTIAAKHSPNHFGKEKNINSNEDEEIYSSVKMMLNNIETGIDRTTAIIRSLKTFVHADNTTIQEVSIQETLRDVLNMLQGLYKNHVEIVKHIQQDLPTIKCPSNQLHQVLMNILTNAIDAIENEGKIEITAEYLKKNQSIILKIKDTGTGIPEEIKEKIFDPFFTTKEVGKGTGLGLYITYNIIKSLNGNIDVSSTRGKGTEFIITLPTS; the protein is encoded by the coding sequence ATGCATTATAAGTTGCTTTTTATATCAATTTTGACATTCCTCTCCTATTTAAATGGCTTTAATGCATCACAAAACACATATAAAAGAAACATAGATAAATATCAGGATAAAGAACAAGTACCAGAACATAAAATTAAAGCTGCCCTAATACTTAACATTTCAAAATTTATTGAATGGCCAAACAAGAATGAATTTAAAAAATACTCCATCCTAATTATTGATGACGATACACTTATTTATAATGAGATTAGAAAGGTACAGAACACCTATTCATTGAATGGAAAAAGTTTTGAAGTACACTACAATAGCTCAATAACACAAACTCCTGAGAAATATCAAATTATATTTTTGGGCGAATCAAAATCAAATCTATTAAATAAATTATACCAATCAGTTTCAGGGAAGGGTGTTCTACTATATACTGATAATGAAAAAGATAAGATTCTGACAATGGTAAATCTTTACTATAATGCCGAGAGCAACAATATTTCCTTTGAAATAAACAAGCAATCGTTGGAAGAAAATGGTTTTGTTTTAAATCCAAAACTTATTGCTCTAGGGGGGAGCTTTATCGATTTAAAAAACACTTATCTGAAAACATACCAGCAACTTACAAAAGAAAAACAAAATCTTGAGAAGTTAAAAAATGACTTGAAAAAACTAAGTGAAGAAAAAACAAGGATTGAACGAGAGGCAATAGAACTAAACCAAAAGATTAAAACACTAACCATCAATCTTCAAAGAACTGAAAATGAATATCAAAAGCTAAGCGTTAAAATTCAAAACAAAGACAGCTTATTGAGACAGACAACCAAAGAGTTAGCTGAAAAAAATGCAGAACGTAATAGGTTGCAACAAAAGATTAACAGTCAGTTTTCCCTTATTAGCAGTTCAAAAAAAGAGCTTGATTCACTAAATCGGAAGATAGCTCAAACGCAAGCCGTTTTAACTGCAAAACAGGATAGAATAAAAACGCAAAACAAAATTATAGACGAAAAAGAAGGCATCATAGCAAGGCAACAAAAACGATATTACATTCTAATTTTCTTTCTTTTTGGACTATTCCTCAGCCTGCTTTTTGCAACCTGGGCTTATAGGATTAAAAGAAACATGAATATAAAGCTTGAAAAAGAGGTCCAAAGAAGAACTCGCGAGCTTAATATAAGCAGGCAACATTTTCAGAGCCTATTTGATAACGCACCTATTGCAATGCTTGAAATGGACCTTTCTCAACTTTTTCTTTTTTCAAGTGATTTTACAAAATCAAATAACCAAACAGGAGATAATTCAAAAAGCCTTGGTTTAGAAGAGATTCAAGAAGCCATCAGGCTTATAAGGATTACTAATATCAACAAAAAAGGTTATGAGCTTTTTGGATTTAAAAATCTTGATGATGCAAACGTTAACTACATAAATACCTTCACGCAAGATTCGATTATTTCATTTAACAATGTGATTAAAACATTGGCTAAACGTGAACAATTTTTCAACTACCAGAGCATTCGTCGTTCGTTAAATGGTAATGAGCTATACCTTATTCTTAAGTGGATTGCCTTACCAGGCTATACTGAGGATTACTCTAAGGTTCTAGTAACCGCCATTGATATTACTAAACTAAAAAGGTATGAGCAGGAGCTTAAAATGCACAAAGATCACCTTGAAGATATTGTTAAAGAGAGGACGCAAGAAATACTAGATCTTAACAACGAGCTAAAAGAATCAAACGAAGAATTACTACTGAAAACCGAGGAACTAGAGCAAACTGTCCATCTACTCGAAGAAGCACAAAACCAACTGGTTCAGCAGGAGAAAATGGCTTCACTTGGTATGCTTACGGCAGGAATTGCGCATGAAATTAATAACCCTATTAACTTTATTAGCGGAAGCCAACAAGCCATTGGCAGCTTAATTGACGAGTTATGGAATAACCTTAATAGGTATAAAACAATTGCAGCTAAACATAGCCCAAACCACTTTGGAAAAGAAAAGAACATTAACAGTAATGAAGACGAAGAGATTTACAGCTCAGTAAAAATGATGCTGAACAACATCGAAACAGGAATTGATAGAACTACAGCAATTATAAGAAGTTTAAAAACTTTTGTTCATGCCGACAACACTACCATTCAAGAGGTTTCCATACAAGAAACACTAAGAGATGTATTAAATATGCTCCAAGGTCTTTATAAGAATCATGTTGAGATTGTTAAACACATTCAACAAGACCTACCAACAATTAAATGTCCGAGCAATCAGCTACACCAGGTTCTCATGAACATTCTAACAAACGCCATTGACGCTATTGAAAATGAAGGTAAAATTGAAATTACTGCCGAGTACTTAAAGAAGAATCAATCAATTATATTAAAGATTAAAGATACAGGAACTGGCATCCCTGAAGAAATCAAGGAAAAAATATTCGACCCATTTTTTACTACAAAAGAGGTTGGGAAAGGTACCGGACTGGGGTTGTACATTACATACAACATAATCAAATCATTAAATGGAAACATTGACGTAAGCTCTACAAGGGGCAAAGGAACAGAGTTCATTATAACACTACCCACATCTTAA